Proteins encoded within one genomic window of Azospirillaceae bacterium:
- the ccmD gene encoding heme exporter protein CcmD, which yields MVEFLRMGGYAAYVWPAYGLTALAMAALVVASVRGLRARERLLAGLEAVRPGRPRRPTAPGEAEAAG from the coding sequence ATGGTCGAATTCCTGCGGATGGGCGGATACGCCGCCTATGTCTGGCCGGCCTATGGCCTGACGGCGCTGGCGATGGCCGCGCTGGTGGTGGCCAGCGTGCGCGGCCTGCGCGCCCGCGAACGGCTTCTGGCCGGGCTGGAGGCCGTCCGGCCCGGACGCCCGCGCCGCCCCACCGCCCCCGGCGAAGCCGAGGCTGCCGGATGA